In Tenrec ecaudatus isolate mTenEca1 chromosome 4, mTenEca1.hap1, whole genome shotgun sequence, a single window of DNA contains:
- the CYB5R2 gene encoding NADH-cytochrome b5 reductase 2, whose protein sequence is MVNLRHENIHKYPLDQISYKLVEQGLDLGYAASQRPDGRPRGRGRPRIQRGVRPAGGTEGRTGPTPPSEGGRAPGRAAAEERRGERGPPDRQAELPGGTHASADRPERATRSGLLGQALPDDGMFGCAFPFRVRSGGSVGGLQSADWWGAGWSRMGRAVGHGPRKASSAQAKLGPPSPTQIAKEGAGDPSLLLAITVIGLTVVMVALKTRNSRRRKLITLQDPETKYPLPLIEKEEISHNTRRFRFGLPSADHILGLPIGNHVHLLAQINDDLVIRPYTPVSSDDDRGFVDFIIKIYFKNVHPQYPEGGKMTQYLENMDIGDTVLFRGPTGCLFYHGLGRLAIRQDKKSEPERKLVSHLGMIAGGTGITPMLQLIRHITKNPKDKTKMSLLFANQSEEDILLRKELEDIAITYSDQFKLWYTLDRPPIGWKYSIGFITADMIKDHLPPPGKSTLILVCGPPALIQIAAHPNLEKLGYPKDMIFTY, encoded by the exons ATGGTGAATCTGAGGcatgaaaatattcataaataTCCCCTGGATCAAATCTCTTATAAATTGGTGGAGCAGGGATTAGATCTCGGCTATGCTGCCTCTCAG CGCCCCGACGGGCGCCCCCGAGGCCGAGGACGTCCCAGAATTCAGCGCGGCGTGAGGCCGGCCGGCGGGACAGAAGGACGGACGGGGCCCACGCCTccgagtgagggagggagagcgccGGGACGCGCTGCTGCGGAGGAGCGGCGTGGAGAGCGAGGCCCTCCTGACCGCCAGGCGGAGCTGCCGGGCGGCACCCACGCGTCCGCCGACCGACCCGAGCGGGCGACGCGCTCCGGGCTCCTGGGCCAGGCCCTGCCCGACGACGGCATGTTCGGCTGCGCCTTCCCATTCCGGGTGCGCTCAGGGGGCAGCGTGGGGGGCCTGCAGAGCGCAGACTGGTGGGGAGCCGGATGGAGTCGGATGGGGCGGGCAGTGGGGCACGGGCCTAGAAAGGCCAGCTCCGCTCAGGCCAAGCTAGGACCCCCCAGCCCAACCCAGATCGCCAAGGAGGGCGCCGGG GACCCGTCCCTGCTCCTGGCCATCACTGTCATTGGGCTGACGGTGGTCATGGTGGCCCTGAAGACCAGGAACTCAAGAAGAAGAAAGCTGATCACCTTGCAGGATCCTGAAACCAAATACCCTCTGCCCTTGATTGAGAAAGAG gaaaTCAGCCACAATACCCGGAGGTTTCGCTTCGGACTGCCCTCGGCGGACCACATCTTAGGGCTGCCTATAG GGAACCATGTCCATCTCTTGGCCCAAATTAATGATGATCTGGTGATCAGGCCTTACACCCCAGTTTCCAGTGATGATGATCGAGGCTTTGTGGACTTCATTATAAAG ATTTACTTCAAAAATGTACACCCCCAGTATCCTGAAGGGGGGAAGATGACCCAATACTTGGAGAACATGGATATAGGGGACACCGTCCTTTTCCGAGGGCCAACTGGGTGCCTGTTCTACCACGGTCTAG GGAGGCTTGCAATCAGACAAGACAAAAAAAGTGAGCCTGAAAGAAAACTTGTCAGTCACCTGGGAATGATTGCTGGGGGCACAG GGATTACACCCATGCTGCAGCTCATCCGCCACATCACCAAGAACCCCAAGGACAAGACCAAGATGTCCCTCCTCTTTGCCAACCAG TCAGAGGAAGACATCTTGCTGAGAAAGGAGCTTGAAGACATTGCCATAACATACTCAGATCAGTTCAAGCTGTGGTACACCCTGGACAGGCCTCCCATCG GCTGGAAGTACAGCATTGGCTTTATTACTGCCGACATGATCAAGGATCACCTGCCTCCTCCTGGGAAATCCACGCTCATCTTGGTCTGCGGCCCACCCGCCCTGATCCAGATTGCTGCTCACCCTAACCTGGAGAAACTGGGTTATCCCAAGGACATGATTTTCACCTACTAA